Proteins encoded by one window of Dryocola sp. LX212:
- a CDS encoding type II toxin-antitoxin system RelE/ParE family toxin, whose product MKTVELTPKATEDLESIWLYSYDRYGETKADEYIDRISMVLKMLISHEIGTSRPELGKNIFSLPAEQHVIFFVSHCSRITVIRILSHAQDALRHLAWY is encoded by the coding sequence ATGAAAACAGTTGAGCTAACGCCTAAAGCCACAGAGGACCTGGAGTCTATCTGGTTATACAGCTACGACCGTTACGGCGAAACGAAGGCCGATGAATACATCGACAGGATTTCGATGGTCCTGAAGATGCTGATAAGCCATGAGATAGGGACTTCCAGACCTGAATTAGGTAAAAACATCTTCTCTCTACCAGCTGAACAACACGTGATCTTTTTTGTCAGCCATTGCTCCCGCATCACAGTGATTCGTATATTAAGCCATGCTCAGGATGCGCTCAGGCATTTAGCCTGGTATTAG
- a CDS encoding type II toxin-antitoxin system ParD family antitoxin, protein MARTMTVDLGDELREFIDLLVEAGDYRTQSEVLRDALRLLKEKQAASKLQALKELLAEGINSGTPEAWEKDTFLQRMKEKVKSRNENS, encoded by the coding sequence ATGGCGCGCACGATGACTGTAGATCTCGGTGACGAGCTACGTGAGTTCATTGATTTATTAGTAGAGGCTGGTGATTACAGAACCCAGAGCGAAGTTTTACGAGATGCTTTACGTCTGCTAAAAGAAAAGCAGGCCGCCTCTAAGCTTCAGGCTTTGAAAGAATTATTAGCGGAAGGCATCAACAGCGGAACGCCTGAAGCCTGGGAAAAAGATACTTTTCTACAACGGATGAAAGAAAAGGTGAAATCAAGGAATGAAAACAGTTGA